One stretch of Equus caballus isolate H_3958 breed thoroughbred chromosome 24, TB-T2T, whole genome shotgun sequence DNA includes these proteins:
- the SIX1 gene encoding homeobox protein SIX1: MSMLPSFGFTQEQVACVCEVLQQGGNLERLGRFLWSLPACDHLHKNESVLKAKAVVAFHRGNFRELYKILESHQFSPHNHPKLQQLWLKAHYVEAEKLRGRPLGAVGKYRVRRKFPLPRTIWDGEETSYCFKEKSRGVLREWYAHNPYPSPREKRELAEATGLTTTQVSNWFKNRRQRDRAAEAKERENTENNNSSSNKQNQLSPLEGGKPLMSSSEEEFSPPQSPDQNSVLLLQGNMGHARSSNYSLPGLTASQPGHGLQAHQHQLQDSLLGPLTSSLVDLGS, encoded by the exons ATGTCGATGTTGCCGTCGTTCGGCTTTACGCAGGAGCAAGTAGCGTGCGTGTGCGAGGTTCTGCAGCAAGGCGGGAACCTGGAGCGCCTGGGCAGGTTCCTGTGGTCACTGCCCGCCTGCGACCACCTGCACAAGAACGAAAGCGTGCTCAAGGCCAAGGCCGTGGTCGCCTTCCACCGCGGCAACTTCCGCGAGCTCTACAAGATCCTGGAGAGCCACCAGTTCTCGCCTCACAACCACCCCAAGCTGCAGCAACTGTGGCTGAAGGCGCACTACGTGGAGGCCGAGAAGTTGCGCGGCCGACCCCTGGGCGCCGTGGGCAAATATCGCGTGCGCCGAAAATTCCCGCTGCCGCGCACCATCTGGGACGGCGAGGAGACCAGCTACTGCTTCAAGGAGAAGTCGCGGGGCGTGCTGCGGGAGTGGTACGCGCACAACCCCTACCCCTCGCCGCGTGAGAAGCGGGAGCTGGCCGAGGCCACCGGCCTCACCACCACCCAGGTCAGCAACTGGTTTAAGAACCGGAGGCAAAGAGACCGGGCCGCCGAGGCCAAGGAAAG GGAGAACACCGAAAACAATAACTCCTCCTCCAACAAGCAGAATCAACTCTCTCCTCTGGAAGGGGGCAAGCCGCTCATGTCCAGCTCAGAAGAAGAATTCTCGCCTCCCCAAAGTCCAGACCAGAACTCGGTCCTTCTGCTGCAGGGCAATATGGGCCACGCCAGGAGCTCAAACTATTCCCTCCCGGGCCTCACAGCCTCGCAGCCCGGCCACGGCTTGCAAGCCCACCAGCACCAGCTCCAGGACTCCCTGCTGGGCCCCCTCACCTCAAGTCTGGTGGATTTGGGGTCCTAA